DNA sequence from the Prolixibacter sp. SD074 genome:
AAATGGTAAAACTGTTCAACAGTATACATACAAGCTGTTAAAAAGGAGAAAAGGATTAGCTGAGCGGAAAGGTTTTTCCGACAGCGATATACTCTACCTCATCATGCCCGATAGATTTGCCAACGGCGACCCGTCGAATGACTCGGTTGACGGACTGCTGGAAAAAGCAGATCGGAGCGATCCCAATGGCCGTCATGGTGGTGACATTAAGGGAATTGAAGATCATCTTGATTACATCGCAGCACAGGGCTATACTGATATTTGGGTCAATCCTGTTCTCGAAAACAATCAGCCTAAATATTCTTACCATGGATACTCCACTACCGATTTTTACAAAGTCGACAAACGTTTGGGTACGAACGAGGAGTACAAAGAACTTTCGGGAAAAGCCAAAACCAAAGGCATCGGCCTCATCATGGATATGATTTTCAACCACATTGGTTCCGGCCACTGGTGGATGAAGGACATGCCGATGAAAGACTGGCTGAACGGTTATCCTAATTACGAACTGACCAACTTCCAGAAGGCTGTAACGCAGGATCCGCATGTCTCGAAGAAAGATTATAACCAGCTTTACGATGGTTGGTTTGTTCCGTCGATGCCCGATTTGAATCAGAAGAACCCCTACGTGGCCAATTACCTGATTCAAAACTCTATCTGGTGGATTGAATACGCCGGTCTGAGCGGCATCCGGATGGATACCTATTCTTTCCCAGACCAGCACATGATGGCGCGTTGGACCTGCCGGGTAATGAAAGAGTACCCGAATTTCAATATTGTGGGAGAAGAGTGGAGCACTTCACCCGCCATTGTTTCATACTGGCAAAAGGGGAAAAAGAATCCGAATGGATACACGTCCTGTCTCCCAAGCTTGATGGACTTCCCCATTCAAAATGCACTAAGCGTTTCGCTTACCGAAAAAGACAAATGGATGCACTTGTACGAAACCCTGGCGATGGATTTCCTATATGCTGATCCCGACAACCTGGTTGTTTTTGCCGACAATCACGATACGGAACGCTTTTTCTCCCGTGTGGGTGAAGACTATGGCAAGTTTAAGTTGGGAACCGCTTACATTTTAACCACCCGCGGCATTCCGCAGATTTACTATGGAACGGAGATATTAAGCACCGGTGGCGTCAATGGTGAAGGAGACGGATTCAAACGGAAAGACTTTCCCGGCGGATGGGCCGGTGATAAAGTGAATGCCTTCACCGGCGAAGGTCTGACGGCGCAACAAAAGACCGCTCAGGAATTTGTCAAAAAATTGGTCAACTGGCGGAAATCAAATGAAGTGGTAGAACACGGTAAACTGATGCACTTCATTCCGCACGACAACATCTATGTCTATTTCCGTTACAACGACAAAGGCATGGTAATGGTGATTCTGAACAAAAACACTGAAGCCAAATCTCTGTCAACAGCCCGTTTTGCTGAAATCATGAACGGATTTACCCGTGGACACGATGTGGTTAGCGGCGATAATATTACCGACCTGTCAACCATTACGGTTCCGGCCATGTCGCCCATGATTATTGAACTGAAAAAGTAACAGGACTAAAAAAGCATATCGCAGTGAAGTATGTAAAACAACTTGCGGTTTTATTTTTACAGTTCGCTTTGATTTCTCCCCTCATGGCAGGGGAGAACCCGTTTTCAAATCCCCGGTACCGTTCGTCGGTTTATGCCAACGGGCAACTGCAAATCAAAACGGACGAAGGCCTTCTGACATTAACGCCTTTCGGCCCGAAAATGGTCCGGGTTGCGTTGACGGAGAACGGGGAATTACCACCATCGTATGCAATCGTTGCTCATCCCGACACGGCACATATAACTGTCAGGGAAGACAAGAATTCTGTTACCCTGAGCCTGTCTTCGCTTCATGTTTCAGTCCGGAAAAATCCGCTTCAGATAGCTTTTATCCGTAAGGGAACAACCGATACCATTGCCGTACAAAAAACTACATTTTCCCGGCAGGACACTACTGGTTTTCGTTTCCGGCTGCAACCGGGGGAAATGATATTTGGCGGTGGAGAACGGGCCATTTCGATGAATCGAACTGGTCACCGCCTGCACCTCAACAATGAAGCCCATTATGGCTACGGATGGGGTGAAGAGAACCTGAATTTCTCGGTTCCTTATTTTGTGTCGTCCAACGAATACGGCATCCTGTTCGACAACCCGTCCATCGGCTATGCCGATTTGGGTAAGACAAATGCCGGAACAATGGAACTGGGTGCATCAGGCGGTCAATTGGTTTATTATTTCATGGCGGGAAAAACCTTCGAAAGCCTGCACCATTCGCTGGTACACTTAACCGGGACGCAGCCTATGCCTCCACGTTGGGCGCTGGGCAACCTGCAGTCGCGTTTTGGTTACCAAACCGAGCAGCAGGCCCGAAATATGGTCGACAGCATGCAACAGGCCGGTTATCCGCTCGACGGTATCATCCTCGACCTGTATTGGTTTGGCCAGGGAGAAAAAAACTGGCGTATGGGCGACCTCGACTGGTTCAAACAGAACTGGCCGACACCGACGAAGATGATCGCCGATTTCAAGAAGAAAGGCGTTCACACGATTCTCATTACCGAGCCGTACATTCTGCAATCATCGAAAAACTTCCCGGAAGCCGATAGTCTGGGTATCCTGGCCGATGATGAAAGTGGAAAGACGGGCATCATTTCGAAGTTCTATTTTGGCAAAGCCGGATTGATTGACATGTTCGATCCTGTAGCACAGGATTGGTTCTGGGAAAAATACAACAAGCAAATCAAGATTGGCGTTTCCGGCTGGTGGGGAGATTTGGGCGAACCCGAAACACTGCCGTCCAACCTGGTTTTCATCAATGGGAAAGCAAACGATGTTAAAAATGCATACGGCCTCGTCTGGAGCAAAATGCTGCACGACAAATACGCAGCGAACTATCCGGATGTACGGTTGTTCCACCTCAACCGCGCCGGATTTGCCGGTTCGCAGCGCTACTCCAGCTTCCCGTGGTCGGGCGATGTGGGGCACTCCTGGGCGGGATTGAAAGCACAGGTTCCGATTATGCTGGGCATGAGCATGTGCCAGATTCCATACGCCAGCTCCGATTTGGGTGGCTTTTCCATTGGGAAAAAGGACGAAGAATTGTATCGCCGCTGGTTACAATTCGGTGTGTTCAATCCCATCTTCCGCCCACACTCGGGAACAGTGCCTCCCGAACCCATTCACTATTCCGGTTCAACGCAAACGATCGTGCGCAATTTCATTAAACTGCGTTATCGGTTGATGCCCTATAATTATACCCTGTCGTGGCACCAAAGCGTAACAGGAGAACCGCTGGCCTCCCCCGTTTTTTACAAATCGGCTTATCCGAAAAAATACTGGTCCAACAACGACCTGTATTATTGGGGTGATGCTTTTCTCGTTTCGCCGGTATTGGAAGCAGGCGAAAAAACGAAAGACATTTTGCTGCCGCGAGGTACCTGGTTCGACTATTTCACCGGAAAGGAATATGATGGCAATGGCTGGGTTCATTATAATTTGAACGACTCAACCATCCCGGTATTTGTCAAGGCCGGAAGCTTTATTCCATCGGTGCCGCTATTCTATTCAACAAGTCAATATTCCAGCCGGAATCTAACGGTCGACTATTATCATTCGCCGGAAGTAAAAAAGGCT
Encoded proteins:
- a CDS encoding TIM-barrel domain-containing protein; translation: MAGENPFSNPRYRSSVYANGQLQIKTDEGLLTLTPFGPKMVRVALTENGELPPSYAIVAHPDTAHITVREDKNSVTLSLSSLHVSVRKNPLQIAFIRKGTTDTIAVQKTTFSRQDTTGFRFRLQPGEMIFGGGERAISMNRTGHRLHLNNEAHYGYGWGEENLNFSVPYFVSSNEYGILFDNPSIGYADLGKTNAGTMELGASGGQLVYYFMAGKTFESLHHSLVHLTGTQPMPPRWALGNLQSRFGYQTEQQARNMVDSMQQAGYPLDGIILDLYWFGQGEKNWRMGDLDWFKQNWPTPTKMIADFKKKGVHTILITEPYILQSSKNFPEADSLGILADDESGKTGIISKFYFGKAGLIDMFDPVAQDWFWEKYNKQIKIGVSGWWGDLGEPETLPSNLVFINGKANDVKNAYGLVWSKMLHDKYAANYPDVRLFHLNRAGFAGSQRYSSFPWSGDVGHSWAGLKAQVPIMLGMSMCQIPYASSDLGGFSIGKKDEELYRRWLQFGVFNPIFRPHSGTVPPEPIHYSGSTQTIVRNFIKLRYRLMPYNYTLSWHQSVTGEPLASPVFYKSAYPKKYWSNNDLYYWGDAFLVSPVLEAGEKTKDILLPRGTWFDYFTGKEYDGNGWVHYNLNDSTIPVFVKAGSFIPSVPLFYSTSQYSSRNLTVDYYHSPEVKKAEYTMYEDDGHTRDAYKKGGYELLHFTQKSNTDSMKFRFARNGGQYSGAPENREMRLVVHHVGVIHIVQVDNVQIPVNENKGPSQYSAELKDDILVIHFPWKMSDEVTIQLN
- a CDS encoding glycoside hydrolase family 13 protein — translated: MPKYRNLLALIALMLLTTLATRATVKPKLDRVEPPNWWAGMNDPHLQLMVHGQNISDTKVKIDYPGVRVEGVTSVENPNYLFIDLILADTVKTGSFDILFTKNGKTVQQYTYKLLKRRKGLAERKGFSDSDILYLIMPDRFANGDPSNDSVDGLLEKADRSDPNGRHGGDIKGIEDHLDYIAAQGYTDIWVNPVLENNQPKYSYHGYSTTDFYKVDKRLGTNEEYKELSGKAKTKGIGLIMDMIFNHIGSGHWWMKDMPMKDWLNGYPNYELTNFQKAVTQDPHVSKKDYNQLYDGWFVPSMPDLNQKNPYVANYLIQNSIWWIEYAGLSGIRMDTYSFPDQHMMARWTCRVMKEYPNFNIVGEEWSTSPAIVSYWQKGKKNPNGYTSCLPSLMDFPIQNALSVSLTEKDKWMHLYETLAMDFLYADPDNLVVFADNHDTERFFSRVGEDYGKFKLGTAYILTTRGIPQIYYGTEILSTGGVNGEGDGFKRKDFPGGWAGDKVNAFTGEGLTAQQKTAQEFVKKLVNWRKSNEVVEHGKLMHFIPHDNIYVYFRYNDKGMVMVILNKNTEAKSLSTARFAEIMNGFTRGHDVVSGDNITDLSTITVPAMSPMIIELKK